CCAACGTTCCATACATTCAGCTAAACCCTGATCGTTTTCAATTTTTCTTGTCAGCAGCTCTTGCTGGCAGGGATTGCGTAGTTCAGTGGTGGGCTTTGCTCAGGTCAAGTGGCCGGGGTGCACCGTTGAACTCAGTAGATTGGAGACACTTATGATTTACGATCAATTCGTTGAGCTGTACCTTAAAAAAATGGAGCAATTGGATAATACAGTCAGCGGTAAAACGAAAATATATTTAGAAATGAATTACTGGAATTATATGCGTGATTGTATGTTTGGCAACGAAACAGATCAAAGATATAAAAAAATATTTTCTCTTATATTGAAAGGGATCGAGTCGGGGAGGATTCTTTGTCCAGTATCATCGATTGTTTTTTTTGAAACGCTTAAGCAAAGTGGGACTGCGAATGGTTGGAAAACTGTACAAACTTTAGAGTTGTTATCGAAGAATGTTTCGACTGTTTATTATGATGTTCTACCAGGACTCACATTCTTTCTTCCATTTTCAAAAATTCTTGGTTTGGATTTACCTTTTTCAAAATGTCCTATTTGGACGCATCCCTATTTTTCTCTATCTCCGAAGGAAGATATCCGAGATCAGCTTCATCCATTAGCTAGTTTTACGGTTCAGCCTGAGCAAGTTGCTCTGAGCTTTACAGAATTTATGTGGAATATATCCATTACAAAGTTGTTTGAAGAAATTTCAAAGAAGCCAATTGATTCCCCTATTTTTGACTTTGCTCCAATTTATACGGCGAATAGTCAGCATAAAGAGGATTTTAAGTCATTTGATGAGGTGCTGAAGAAAGAAAGAGAAGGATGTTTAAATTATACGAGTCTGAAGCAAAAAACGCATTTATATATTTATGGAGACAAAGATATCCAGAAGAAAATGGAAATAGTTTGGAGAAAGCGTATATAGAGGCTTCCCACAAATTACTTTGTGACGATTATTGTCCTACATTCATCGACATACATGCAAGGATACATGCACTTTATCGTTATGAAAATAGAATCTACAAGGAATCAAATGATATGTATGATTTCTGGCATGCTGCTTATGCTGTATCCTGGTACGATTGTTTTTTCACAGAAAGAAAATTAGCAAATGTGCTCAAACATAGGTTAGTCAAACTAAGTGAAAGCTATGATTGTCAAGTGGAGGCTTCTCCAGAGAAAATAATCAGTTTGCTGGAAAGTATAGTTTAGCCCCCAATTTTAATACTCACTAAGGTAGATTTTCAAACATTTCTAGTCGGAGCTAGTGAACCATTCGCAATTTTGACGGATAGAATAATCGCAATAACAGTGTAGAATTCTATTAAACATGTGTCGCATGACAGTAAATGATGTCGTTTTCAGTGCTCTCAATAGCAATATTTACGTTACGCATCATTACGGTTTCATGCTGTTGATCGAGAATACTAAGTTTAGTGATGAATTTATTAAATATGTTTAGGAGCCAATTGCAAAATAGGTTTTCAATAACCTCGTAATGCATGAATATACAAAACCGTCACTCACACTCACACACCCCATATCTGCTGCTGGCCTCTCATTGATATCATAAGTAGGTAAATCTTCTTGTCCAATAATGCCTTTTATTTTTAAAACGTTACTTGCACAGTGTTGATAGGAATCTGCGATATACTGCATGAATTGCGGTTTTACCCAGGTCGACCTTGTTGGCCGGGGCCTTCCACTTGTTGCCATGCTCGAAGTATTTTTCGCCCCGTTCACGGTATTCCCTCATTTTCCTCTGCACGGTCCTGAGCGACACATTAAGTCTCACCGAGGCCCTGACCCTGTTGATCTTGCCTTCTACCGTTTCTTATACCACTTGCCTTGCATGCACATCCCATACCATACCATACTGTAACCACCTGTAATTGGGTAGGGATTGGTTCACTAGTCGTCTAAAACAGAAGAACCAATCCCTTTTGTTTTCTTGAGGTGTGGACTATACCACAAAGGCAGGCAGGAAATCCCCTTCCTGTATCAATGTGACAAAGTCCCTTTCATTACCTTAGGACAATATCACTTCCTAATGAGATCGAATGTGATTGGAACTTCTGCTTGGATATTAAATTCCTTAGAAAAAGAGGATATAATCTTTATCCTGTTTTGAGGTTTCATCGAACTCTAGTTGAAAAGCCCCAGGATGGTAAAAGGATCAATATCAACGATGTTGTTGTCCCGTTCCAAGGTAGAGAGGTTGATACCGGTCTCATGAAAAATATTCTTGGTCTTTTCTATAAGATTCTGGCGATTGTTCTTATATCCCAACAACTTAACTGCACATTCCTTAATAGAACGGGACCTAATCATACATTTTTTCGTTCTGCATCCAATACCTCCAAACAGACATTCTTATGAGAAAAGATTCAGAACAGGAGAAGACCAATGTCAACCCAGCAATTTCTGAATATCCCCATTGGTAAGTAGAGCGCTTCAAAAAGAATTGGAATTGGGTAGCAATGCATATCGCCTTTACTGAGCTATTCTATCATGTTCTATTGCAATTTAGATATATTCCTTTGAGTAGATCTATAAAGAATGCTATATTTAGGCTTAATGTAACCCACAGCGTGGAAAATTTCTGTAAAAGTATTTATAGATAAGTGATAGAATGCAAAACATCGCTTAGGCATTATTGAAGTATATGTATAGAATATGACTTAGGAGCAAAACTACATGATTTCAGGCGAAATAAAGAATCAGGTTAATCAAACTTGGAATGCTTTTTGGACAGGAGGAATTTCAAACCCTTTAGAGGTCATCGAGCAGATGACCTACCTTCTCTTTATCAAGAGACTAGATGAATTGCATACAGCAATAGAAAAGAAATCCAATAGATTACAGGTAGGCATTGATAATCCAATTTTTCCCACTGGAGTTAATCCCTATTCAAAAGCAGGAAGATCCTATGAAATGCTTCGCTGGTCAAAGTTTATAAATACTGACGCCTCTACGATGTATGAAATTGTCTCAGAAGAGGTTTTTCCTTTTATTAAGAATCTACAGGACAACGGATCAACCTATTCCACACATATGAAAGATGCTCGATTTACCATTCCTAAGCCAGCATTACTAGCAAAAGTAGTTGATATGCTCGATTCCATTCCCATGGATGATAGAGATACAAAAGGTGATTTGTACGAGTTTATGTTAGGGAAGATAGCTTCAGCTGGACAGAACGGTCAATTTAGAACTCCTCGGCATATCATAAGAATGATGGTAGAGCTTACTGCTCCCGAGCCAAATGATATTATCTGTGATCCAGCATGTGGGACTGCAGGATTTTTAGTTTCGGCAGCTGAGTACCTTCGGAATAATCACCCTGAAATATTTATCGATGAAAAGGCTTTGAAGAAGTTCAATCGAGAAACCTTCAACGGGTTTGACTTTGATTCCACAATGCTTCGTATTGGATCGATGAACATGCTCCTACATGGAATAGAAAATCCTGACATCCAAAATAGGGATTCCCTTTCTCAAAGCCATTCAGAGATTGAGGAGGTCTATACACTTATATTGGCTAATCCGCCATTTGCAGGATCTCTAGATTATGAAAGTTGCTCAAAAGATTTACTACAAGTGGTGAAGACCAAGAAAACAGAGTTGCTGTTTGTAGCCTTGTTTCTCAGACTCTTAAAAACTGGTGGTAGGGCTGCTGTCATCGTCCCTGATGGAGTTCTTTTTGGTTCTTCCAAAGCCCATAAGACATTGAGAAAAATTCTTGTAGAAGATCAAAAACTTGATGGTATAATTTCTATGCCATCAGGTGTGTTTAAACCGTATGCAGGAGTCTCCACCGGAATTCTTCTTTTTACAAAAACAAATTCGGGCGGTACTGATAACGTTTGGTTTTATGATATGCAAGCTGATGGGTATTCTCTCGATGACAAACGGAATGAGCTTGATGGGAAAAAACATGAGAACAATAATATCCCAGATATCATCAATAGGTGGAATAATCGAAAGGATGAAAAGGAAAGAAAGAGAACAGATCAATCGTTCTTTGTGTCTAAGCATGAAATTGCTGAAAATGGATATGACCTTTCAATAAATCGATACAAAGAAATTGTATACGATGAAGTAGAATATGATTCTCCTCATAAGATAATAGAGGATCTGAAAGCCCTTGAAGAAGAAATAGTGAAAGGGTTGAATGCTTTAGGGGAGATATTAAAGTGATCAATAGTACTTCTTTAGCAAAAATCGTTCAAATCAAAAAAGGCAAAAAAGAACAAGAATCAAGCTTGTATTCTGATAATAGGAAACGTTATCTTCAAATTGAAGATTTACGAACTAATCAAAATATCAAATTTTGCACGCCAAATAATAAGTCGGTTGAGGTTTGCAATGATGATGTTCTAATAGCTTGGGATGGCGCAAATGCAGGTACTATAGGTTTTCAACTAGCTGGTATTATTGGAAGCACGCTGGCTCGTTTAAGAGTTGATACGGAAAAAGCTTACCCTCAATATCTAGGAAGATATTTGCAATTTAGATTTCCAGAGATAAGGAATAATTGTACGGGAGCTACTATTCCCCATGTTTCTGGTCATCATCTTAGAGAATTATCTGTACCTCTTCCTCCTTTGCCAGAACAAAAACGTATAGCAACTATACTAGATAAAGCAGATGCCCTACGTGATAAACGAAAGAAGTCCATTGCCAAACTGGAGGATCTATTACAATCAGTATTTCTTGATATGTTTGGCGAGCCATTGACTAATCCCAAAGGACCGGTGGGCACATTGGAAGAAGTTTGTAATAAGATAACTGATGGAACACATATATCTCCCAAATGGTCAACCCAGGGGGTTCCATTCCTTTTTGTAAGCAACATAAAGAATTGTGAAATTAATTTCGATACAAAGCAATTTATCCCAGATGAAGAATATTGTCGGCTGACGAAAAACAATCCTATAGAAATAGGGGATATACTCTATACAGTAGTAGGTAGCTACGGTAAGCCTGCAATGGTTCGCGATAATAGGAAATTTGCATTTCAGAGACATATTGCACATATAAAACCCAAGAAAACTATTAGCTCAGAATATCTCGAGTCAATGCTTAGTACAAAAGCTATACTTCAACAGGCTGATCAAGTGGTAACAGGGATTGCTCAGAAGACTTTGATTTTAAAAGAGTTAAGGAAACTTCGAATAATTATTCCTACTTATGATCAGCAAAAAAAATTTGTAGAGCAAAAAGAAAGTATAATGAAACAATTATCATTGCAAAAGGCAATGAGCTATCAATCTGAAATCTTCTTTGTTGCCCTCCAACAGCGAGCTTTCAGAGGAGAATTATAGTATGAGTAACTTCAACTTCCTCCAACAAGAATATTCTTCTCTTTATCCTCATGCAAAGAGAACAGAAGAACTTGCTTTGAAAGATCCAAGAGGAAGCTGTTTCTATGCCCGTTTGACTCTTGAGCACACTGTTGAGTGGCTGTACGAGCATGATCGTTCACTCCGTAGACCATATGACAATCAACTTGGGGCTTTGATCCATGAGAATACTTTTCAGCAGTTGCTACCGGAATCCATATTTGCCAAGGTAAAAGCCATTCAAAGAGCGGGAAACCAAGCAGCTCATTCGAATAGAGAGATTCGTGAATTAGAGTCACAACGAATATGTCAGGAGCTTTTCCATGTGCTCTATTGGGTAGCAAGAACTTATACATTGCTCAGTGATCCAAAAGAACTAAATGTTGAATTTAATCCAAAATTTCTGATTACACGCAAGAAGGTGAAGATCGTAAAGGCTACCACCACGTCACTCAAGAAAATTGAAGAAGCCTATAAAAAAGAGCGAGAAACACGAGATAAGGAAGTATCTGAACGAGAAGAAATCATACAATCTCAAGCAAAAACTCTGACAGAGCGAGAAGACATCCTTGCGGAGTTGGATGAAGAACTCGCCAGAACCCGCGCAGAACTTGCCGAAGCAAAGAGTCGAAATATTAGAATTCCTGACACACATGATTACAGTGAATATGAAACAAGAAAATTGATCATTGACCAATTACTCATAGAATCCGGGTGGTCAATTGGGAAGGATGTATCGGAAGAATTTCCCGTACAAGGAATGCCTACCCACAAAGGAGAGGGGTTCGTTGATTATGTACTATGGGGGAATAATGGTCTTCCTCTAGCAGTTGTCGAAGCAAAGAAAACAACAGTAGATCCTTATGTTGGGCAGCAGCAAGCAAAGCTTTACGCTGATTGTCTTCAGTCAATGAAAGGACAACGTCCAATAATCTTTTTTACGAATGGTTATGAATCATGGATATGGGATGATGATAAATATCCCCCTCGAAAAATTCAGGGCTTCTACACAATCGATCAGCTACAATTACTGGTTGAGCGAAGGACTTTAAGAAAAGCATTGTATGGACAGGATGTGAATAGGAACATTGTAGACCGTCCCTACCAAATCCGTGTGATTCAATCTCTATGTGAATCCTTTGAATCTTCCCAACGTAAAGGGCTGCTGGCCATGGCCACAGGTTCTGGAAAGACGAGGACTGTGATTGCACTCGTTGATTTGCTTATGAGAAATGGATGGGTGAAGAGAGTCCTTTTCCTCGCTGATAGGGTGGCATTAGTCAATCAGGCAGTGAACTCATTCAAAATACACCTTCCACAATCAAGCCCCGTGAACCTAGTTACAGAGAAAGATAGTATAGGTAGGGTATATGTGAGTACCTATCCCACGATGATGGGACTTATTGATCAGTTTGATGACAGTCAGAGGAAATATGGAGTTGGGTATTTTGACTTAATTGTAATTGATGAGGCTCATAGAAGCGTTTACAAGAAGTATGGAGCAATTTTTGATTATTTTGACTCCCTTCTTGTCGGATTGACTGCAACGCCAAGGGATGAAGTGCATCACGATACTTATCGCATGTTTGATCTTGAGACGGGTCTCCCAACTGATGCCTACAGTCTGAAAGAAGCGATTGACGATAAATACCTAGTACCCTACAAGGCTATTTCTGTCCCGTTGAAATTCCAGCGAGAAGGGATAAAATACGATGAGCTTTCTGAAGATGAAAAAGCCCAGTGGGAGGAATTGGATTGGGGGGATGAAGAAATCCCCGAAGCTGTTGATTCTTCTGCTGTTAATAAGTGGCTTTTCAATGAAGATACTGTCGATAAAGTGCTGAAGTATCTAATGGAGAATGGCCAAAAGATTGAAGCAGGCGATAAGCTCGGGAAAACCATCATCTTTGCAAAAAATCATGATCATGCAGCTTTTATTCAAAAAAGATTTGATATTCATTACCCTCACTTGAAAGGCCATTTCGCTCGTGTAATTGACAATAGGGTAAAATATGCACAGAGCCTTATTGACGATTTCAGCACTCCTGATAAATATCCGCAGTTAGCGATCTCCGTTGATATGCTTGATACGGGAATTGATGTGCCTCAAATTCTGAACCTTGTATTCTTTAAAATTGTTAAATCCAAGACTAAATTTCACCAAATGATAGGAAGGGGTACGCGACTCTGTCCTGACCTGTTTGCAAAAGGGGTTGATAAAGAATCCTTTACAATTTTCGATTTCTGTACAAATCTCGAATATTTCGGGGAGAATCCTGATGGGACAGTTGGAAACGAGGCTATTCCTTTAGCTAAGAAAAACTTCCTACATCGGCTCCAACTCATACAAGAATTACAAGAACTGTCTAAGGCAGAAGAGCTCTCTGATGAGCTAGAAAAACTAGGAGAAAGTATTCGCGATCACCTGCATAATGAAGTAAGTTCAATGAACATTTCCAACTTTATTGTCAGACCAAAGAGAAAATATGTAGAACAGTATAATACGAGAGATAGGTGGACTACTTTGTCAAATGAAGCTATTAGCGATCTTGCACATCACGTTGCCGGTCTTCCCACGGAGTTGGATGCAGAAGATATTACTGCAAGAGTCTTTGATAATACCTGTCTCCAATTGCAACTGGCCGTTCTCCATAAGTCAACAGCATTCCTGATGCTGCAAAAACGAGTAAGAGACATAGCATCCAATCTCGAGGAAAAAACCTCTATCCCGATGGTGAAAGCTCAGATTGAACTTATCGCCAATATACAGACTGACGAATTCTGGGAAGGAGTTACACTCCCTTTGATTGAATCCATCAGAAGGAAGCTACGCGATTTGGTTCAATTTGTTGATAAGCAGAAGCAAAATATCGTCTATTCTGATTTTAAGGATGAGCTTGGTGAGTCTGTGGAGTGGGATACTTTGCCTTCAAATGTAGGAATTGATATAGAACGGTATAAAAAGAAAG
The sequence above is drawn from the uncultured Sphaerochaeta sp. genome and encodes:
- a CDS encoding class I SAM-dependent DNA methyltransferase produces the protein MISGEIKNQVNQTWNAFWTGGISNPLEVIEQMTYLLFIKRLDELHTAIEKKSNRLQVGIDNPIFPTGVNPYSKAGRSYEMLRWSKFINTDASTMYEIVSEEVFPFIKNLQDNGSTYSTHMKDARFTIPKPALLAKVVDMLDSIPMDDRDTKGDLYEFMLGKIASAGQNGQFRTPRHIIRMMVELTAPEPNDIICDPACGTAGFLVSAAEYLRNNHPEIFIDEKALKKFNRETFNGFDFDSTMLRIGSMNMLLHGIENPDIQNRDSLSQSHSEIEEVYTLILANPPFAGSLDYESCSKDLLQVVKTKKTELLFVALFLRLLKTGGRAAVIVPDGVLFGSSKAHKTLRKILVEDQKLDGIISMPSGVFKPYAGVSTGILLFTKTNSGGTDNVWFYDMQADGYSLDDKRNELDGKKHENNNIPDIINRWNNRKDEKERKRTDQSFFVSKHEIAENGYDLSINRYKEIVYDEVEYDSPHKIIEDLKALEEEIVKGLNALGEILK
- a CDS encoding DEAD/DEAH box helicase family protein → MSNFNFLQQEYSSLYPHAKRTEELALKDPRGSCFYARLTLEHTVEWLYEHDRSLRRPYDNQLGALIHENTFQQLLPESIFAKVKAIQRAGNQAAHSNREIRELESQRICQELFHVLYWVARTYTLLSDPKELNVEFNPKFLITRKKVKIVKATTTSLKKIEEAYKKERETRDKEVSEREEIIQSQAKTLTEREDILAELDEELARTRAELAEAKSRNIRIPDTHDYSEYETRKLIIDQLLIESGWSIGKDVSEEFPVQGMPTHKGEGFVDYVLWGNNGLPLAVVEAKKTTVDPYVGQQQAKLYADCLQSMKGQRPIIFFTNGYESWIWDDDKYPPRKIQGFYTIDQLQLLVERRTLRKALYGQDVNRNIVDRPYQIRVIQSLCESFESSQRKGLLAMATGSGKTRTVIALVDLLMRNGWVKRVLFLADRVALVNQAVNSFKIHLPQSSPVNLVTEKDSIGRVYVSTYPTMMGLIDQFDDSQRKYGVGYFDLIVIDEAHRSVYKKYGAIFDYFDSLLVGLTATPRDEVHHDTYRMFDLETGLPTDAYSLKEAIDDKYLVPYKAISVPLKFQREGIKYDELSEDEKAQWEELDWGDEEIPEAVDSSAVNKWLFNEDTVDKVLKYLMENGQKIEAGDKLGKTIIFAKNHDHAAFIQKRFDIHYPHLKGHFARVIDNRVKYAQSLIDDFSTPDKYPQLAISVDMLDTGIDVPQILNLVFFKIVKSKTKFHQMIGRGTRLCPDLFAKGVDKESFTIFDFCTNLEYFGENPDGTVGNEAIPLAKKNFLHRLQLIQELQELSKAEELSDELEKLGESIRDHLHNEVSSMNISNFIVRPKRKYVEQYNTRDRWTTLSNEAISDLAHHVAGLPTELDAEDITARVFDNTCLQLQLAVLHKSTAFLMLQKRVRDIASNLEEKTSIPMVKAQIELIANIQTDEFWEGVTLPLIESIRRKLRDLVQFVDKQKQNIVYSDFKDELGESVEWDTLPSNVGIDIERYKKKVEAYILAHRNHITINKLYRNEPLTSTDLSELERFLYEADVIEGREKFETAYGEQQNLSRFIRSLVGLDRGAAKNAFGKYLDGTRFNATQIRFIEMIIDHLTKNGVMNPGRLYEQPFTGFHYEGLEGVFESAAAGEIIEILQLINANAG
- a CDS encoding restriction endonuclease subunit S gives rise to the protein MINSTSLAKIVQIKKGKKEQESSLYSDNRKRYLQIEDLRTNQNIKFCTPNNKSVEVCNDDVLIAWDGANAGTIGFQLAGIIGSTLARLRVDTEKAYPQYLGRYLQFRFPEIRNNCTGATIPHVSGHHLRELSVPLPPLPEQKRIATILDKADALRDKRKKSIAKLEDLLQSVFLDMFGEPLTNPKGPVGTLEEVCNKITDGTHISPKWSTQGVPFLFVSNIKNCEINFDTKQFIPDEEYCRLTKNNPIEIGDILYTVVGSYGKPAMVRDNRKFAFQRHIAHIKPKKTISSEYLESMLSTKAILQQADQVVTGIAQKTLILKELRKLRIIIPTYDQQKKFVEQKESIMKQLSLQKAMSYQSEIFFVALQQRAFRGEL